A single window of Eucalyptus grandis isolate ANBG69807.140 chromosome 1, ASM1654582v1, whole genome shotgun sequence DNA harbors:
- the LOC104414671 gene encoding uncharacterized protein LOC104414671: MPRAAKPLTTAAAALRRRLFSSSSGPSRWATPGHEERPKGYLFNRPPPPPGQARKWEDWELPCYVTSFLTIVILGVGLNAKPDLTIETWAHQKALERLQMEQQQMSESD; encoded by the coding sequence ATGCCGAGGGCAGCGAAACCCTTGACGACGGCGGCCGCCGCCCTCCGCCGCCGGCTCTTCTCGTCCTCGTCCGGGCCCAGCCGGTGGGCGACGCCGGGCCACGAGGAGCGCCCCAAGGGATACCTCTTCAACcggcccccgccgccgcccggccAAGCCCGCAAGTGGGAGGACTGGGAGCTCCCCTGCTACGTCACCAGCTTCCTGACGATCGTGATCCTGGGCGTGGGGCTCAACGCGAAGCCCGATCTCACCATCGAGACCTGGGCCCACCAGAAGGCCCTCGAGCGGCTGCAGATGGAGCAGCAACAGATGAGCGAATCTGACTGA
- the LOC104445445 gene encoding LOW QUALITY PROTEIN: putative pentatricopeptide repeat-containing protein At3g13770, mitochondrial (The sequence of the model RefSeq protein was modified relative to this genomic sequence to represent the inferred CDS: deleted 1 base in 1 codon) translates to MRNQLKETLTKATLRTHQPMQLSRFLSNALARQTARSSVLQNPSKSNALRSDGCLREALLEMAIRGPEMVFAGYVALLDECVEKRALREGQRVHAHMIKTCYLPPVYLWTRLMVFYTKNGLLGDARRVLDEMPLRNVVSWTAMISAYSQKGYASEALDLFQQMLRSETEPNEFTFATILATCTGASGFQLGRQVHSLVIKNNYESQIFVGSSLLDMYAKAGKIHEAREVFECLPERDVVSCTAIISGYAQLGLDEEAIELFSRLQREGMDSNYVTYASVLTALSGLAALNHGRQVHGHVLRREVPFYVVLQNSLIDMYSKCGSVTYARRVFDSMSERTVISWNAMLMGYSKHGIGRQVVELFELMRKEKKVAPDSVTLLAVLSGCSHGGLEERGLQLFHEIINGEHGVQPEMGHYGCVIDMLGRAGQLQEAFEHIQRMPFEPTPAIWGSLLGACRVHSNVDIGELVGHKLLELEPENAGNYVILSNLYATAGRWEDVRNVRHLMKEKAVIKEPGRSWVELDQVLHTFHASDRLHPRRGEVFEKVKDLALKIKALGYVPDLSCAFHDVDDEQKEKILLGHSEKLALAFGLMGSAEGVPVRVIKNLRICVDCHNFAKFVSKLYAREISLRDKNRFHHIVNGICTCGDYW, encoded by the exons ATGCGGAATCAACTTAAAGAGACGCTGACAAAGGCGACGCTTCGTACCCATCAACCCATGCAGCTCTCTCGCTTCTTGTCCAATGCACTTGCCCGCCAAACGGCGCGCTCCTCCGTCCTTCAAAATCCCTCAAAGTCGAATGCTTTACGTTCCGACGGTTGTTTGAGGGAGGCGTTGCTGGAGATGGCCATTCGAGGCCCTGAAATGGTGTTTGCAGGATACGTCGCGCTCTTGGACGAGTGCGTGGAGAAGAGGGCGTTGAGAGAAGGCCAAAGAGTCCATGCCCACATGATCAAGACGTGCTATCTCCCGCCAGTTTATCTCTGGACTCGGCTTATGGTTTTCTACACCAAGAATGGGCTATTGGGTGACGCGCGCCGGGTGCTCGACGAAATGCCGCTCCGAAATGTGGTCTCTTGGACGGCCATGATTTCGGCTTATTCCCAGAAAGGGTATGCCTCTGAAGCTCTGGATCTTTTCCAGCAGATGTTGAGATCAG AGACAGAGCCAAATGAGTTTACGTTCGCCACGATTCTTGCTACATGCACGGGGGCGTCGGGTTTTCAGTTGGGAAGGCAAGTCCACTCTTTAGTCATTAAGAATAATTATGAATCCCAAATATTTGTCGGGAGCTCACTCCTTGACATGTACGCCAAGGCTGGCAAAATCCATGAAGCACGAGAAGTGTTTGAGTGCTTGCCCGAAAGGGATGTTGTTTCTTGTACTGCTATAATCTCAGGTTATGCTCAGTTAGGT TTGGATGAAGAGGCCATAGAATTATTTAGTAGGTTGCAGAGAGAGGGGATGGATTCGAATTATGTTACTTATGCAAGTGTCTTGACTGCTTTGTCTGGGCTTGCTGCATTGAATCATGGCAGGCAGGTCCATGGTCATGTCCTTAGGCGTGAAGTCCCCTTTTATGTTGTTCTGCAGAATTCTCTCATAGACATGTACTCAAAATGTGGAAGTGTTACCTACGCAAGACGAGTTTTCGATAGCATGTCCGAGAGAACTGTCATCTCGTGGAATGCTATGCTCATGGGTTACAGCAAACATGGAATCGGGAGACAGGTCGTTGAGCTTTTCGAActcatgagaaaagaaaaaaaggttgcGCCTGATAGCGTTACACTCTTGGCTGTTTTATCTGGCTGCAGCCATGGGGGATTGGAAGAAAGAGGGCTACAGCTTTTCCATGAGATTATAAATGGGGAACATGGAGTTCAACCAGAGATGGGGCATTACGGGTGTGTAATTGACATGCTTGGGCGTGCTGGTCAGCTGCAAGAGGCTTTTGAACATATACAACGGATGCCTTTTGAGCCGACTCCTGCTATTTGGGGTTCACTTTTAGGTGCTTGTAGGGTTCACTCTAATGTTGACATTGGTGAACTTGTCGGCCATAAGCTTCTTGAACTTGAGCCTGAAAATGCTGGGAATTATGTGATTCTTTCTAATTTATATGCTACAGCTGGGAGGTGGGAAGATGTAAGAAATGTGAGGCATTTGATGAAGGAGAAGGCAGTGATAAAGGAGCCGGGAAGGAGCTGGGTGGAGCTTGACCAGGTGCTCCACACTTTTCATGCCAGTGATCGTCTTCACCCAAGAAGGGGGGAGGTTTTTGAGAAGGTGAAGGATTTAGCGCTCAAGATAAAAGCATTAGGTTATGTTCCTGACTTGAGTTGTGCTTTTCATGATGTGGACGATGAACAGAAGGAGAAGATACTTCTTGGTCACAGTGAAAAGCTGGCCTTGGCCTTTGGATTGATGGGTAGTGCAGAAGGAGTTCCAGTCCGGGTGATAAAGAACCTGCGGATTTGTGTTGACTGCCATAACTTTGCCAAATTTGTCTCGAAACTCTATGCAAGGGAAATTTCTTTGAGGGACAAAAATCGCTTCCACCATATTGTCAATGGCATCTGTACTTGTGGAGACTACTGGTGA
- the LOC104445453 gene encoding LOW QUALITY PROTEIN: transcription factor bHLH48 (The sequence of the model RefSeq protein was modified relative to this genomic sequence to represent the inferred CDS: inserted 1 base in 1 codon) — MEPSSLTLAGSTDAALESVLTEEIRSLMAPXPESTSSFTALLELPRTRAIELLHSPEAPIPWRRRPRRPRGAALAPPRRRRRGGFALAVGSDLAARYPALFGEKNDSVETSSQKVKSEPLTESDSNPNSSPQPLVSDPTVENKGQRPTKRKDREKKAKASAKKSKNESSEDAEELPYVHVRARRGQATDSHSLAERARREKINARMKLLQELVPGCSKISGTASVLDEIINHVQSLQRQVELLSMRLAAANPRVDFNMDNNFAENMSLVDSNFPSMVMPFMWPEVQVNESRQPYHQQWQFSSLPQPVWGREQDNHNFITPENSLLSYDSPANSVSLHSRATENGAMKVD, encoded by the exons ATGGAGCCGTCATCTCTAACCCTAGCCGGATCCACCGACGCCGCGCTGGAGTCGGTCCTCACCGAGGAAATCCGAAGCCTGATGGCTC CCCCGGAGAGCACCAGTTCCTTCACGGCCCTCCTCGAGCTCCCCCGGACCCGAGCCATCGAGCTCCTCCACTCGCCGGAGGCGCCCATTCCCTGGCGTCGTCGTCCCCGGCGGCCCCGCGGGGCCGCCCTTGCGCCGCctcggcggcgacggcggggcggCTTCGCTTTGGCCGTGGGTTCCGACCTCGCGGCGAGGTACCCCGCCTTATTCGGAGAGAAGAACGACTCCGTGGAGACGAGCTCGCAGAAGGTGAAGAGCGAGCCGTTGACGGAATCGGACTCGAACCCCAACTCGTCGCCGCAGCCGCTGGTGTCCGATCCGACGGTGGAGAACAAGGGGCAGAGGCCGACGAAGAGGAAAGACCGAGAGAAGaag GCGAAAGCGTCGGCGAAAAAGAGCAAGAACGAGAGCTCGGAAGATGCGGAGGAGCTTCCTTACGTGCACGTCCGAGCTCGTCGCGGTCAAGCCACCGATAGCCATAGCTTAGCAGAGAGG gcgagaagagagaaaataaatgcTCGGATGAAGCTGCTGCAGGAGCTCGTCCCGGGCTGCAGCAAG ATATCTGGTACAGCTTCGGTGTTGGATGAAATCATTAATCATGTGCAATCTTTACAACGCCAAGTTGAG CTTCTGTCAATGAGACTTGCGGCAGCTAACCCAAGGGTCGATTTCAACATGGATAACAATTTTGCAGAA AACATGTCTCTGGTAGACAGTAATTTCCCCAGCATGGTTATGCCGTTCATGTGGCCTGAAGTTCAGGTTAATGAAAGCAGACAGCCGTACCATCAGCAATGGCAGTTTAGTTCACTTCCACAGCCAGTTTGGGGAAGGGAACAAGACAATCATAACTTTATCACCCCAGAAAATTCTCTATTGAGTTATGATTCTCCGGCAAATTCAG TGTCCTTGCACTCTAGAGCAACCGAAAATGGAGCTATGAAGGTGGATTGA